TACGTCGGTTGTTTACTGAGGAAGACTCTCCATGCTGAGTACTGACGGTTCTGCCTACCACTTACTTTAGAATAAAGGAAACGACAGTGGAAGGGAAGCCACTTAATCACATGAGTAAGACTAGTCATAGTAAACTTGCAATTATTGTGTATCTGCAATTTCGGACAATATCCAGCACACGAATCACTACCAAAGACACATGCCAATGCACCTGAGAACACTGACTTGCCCAGGTTGGAGTGAGAAAAGAGATGACAAAGTTTTAGTTTATGTATGGGATACCTATCTATTTCAGTTTTCACCGTACATCAACAAAACAAGCTGGGTTAATGTTTACGATGTCTAGCGCATGGCATCATTGCATGTTGTGGTGGTAGATATACCCACTGAACTTcacgtttatttatctattattgacTCATTCAGCCATTTGAGAATCAACACATTGTGCCAGAAGCAGTcatgttaggttacattagcttagtttagattaggttaagcttGTTGCGGTTTATTGGTCGGGGATACCAATATAGCAGAAATTTTGCATTTCCTTTAAAGAAGTCTAAGGAAACAAAATACCataagtggaaaagaaagatcCTCTAATTTTTTTGCCAAAACTTCCATAGACTTTTTCAACACCCATATTTCACTGATTTCTCTGTCCCCATCAAAAAACTCTGAATCATCACATACCCCTAAACCAGTCTAGGGGGGTAGGGGTGGGGGAACAGAATTTTATAAAAGATCAGAGCTTGTCGTTGTGGCACTAAGTTGCAACTTAGAAACTTTAATTCAAAGCCTCAAAGTCAAAAGTTGCAAACTTTTTAAAAAAGTTGGACTAGGCAAAATTGCACCACCATTGAATAATTATCCAAAGCTGAAAAGACCCAGTAATTAAGTTTTATCATTAACCCTTTATGGTAAATTAAAAGAAACtgactttttttatatatataatcgtGTATGACAGTATGAGGCCACTATAGGAGGTATCTTAAccttatcatttatttcagaGACACCATGAATCATACAGTGGGTGCTGTCTTTGGTCTGGCAAAGCCCTTGCTGAAATACTCTCCAGCACTGTACCGACAAGCATCAACTGCTGTGTTTAAGGTGCAACAAGAAAAGTGTTTACTTGATGCCATCACTAAAGGAGACTGTGCTGCATGTTGCTACAAAAATGCTATTAGATATTACAGTTTGAGATCAAATAGTTATACAAAAGAGCACCAAAGAAAGAGACATGTGCTAATGTCCCTGAGGACACTGACCTCCCCAGCTCCTGGTGATGCCTTGGGTGTGAAGGGAGAATCTGAAGTATCAGTTGCAGTGGTTGAGGATGTTTCTCCTGCGAAACTTGAGGAAGGAGAATGGATAAATGAAATGCAGTGGGTAAAAAGTCAAGAAAGCAATTCTGTCCTCCTACCACCCAAGGATGTTTCAGACATTGATGTCCTGGCCCCTGAACTACGACCCACCTTCAACCTGGCTGCATACGTCAACAAGTAAGGTTCAGTATGAGTTATTGGAATGAGAATGGATTGAAGTACAGCAGTTCTTCCAATCCACCTTTTCATTCATCATTATAAATTAATATTGTATGCAAAATGATAATATAACTTTGGATCTACAGAGTCATAATAAACAGATAAGGGCATTTCAAAGTCAAACCATTCCCAGTCTGTAACTAACATAAATGAGCTAATCTACTAAGAATGCAGTTTATCAGAGTAATCCTCTTAAATCAAAGACATATTTTTACACATTGGTATTTTCCATCACTCACCAGGTCTGCTACACTACAGCAGCTGGTGAAGCTTGGTGTAGACCTCAGCACTTGGGATGCACGTAAAAATGTCAACAGCTTCATTCTGCCCCTGGATTTTGAGAGAGACATGAAGAAGTATATAGTGTAAGTTTGCTGTAACAGGTGCCATGATTACCATAGTAGATGTTGACTGTTGAAATGACAATTATTATTATGCAATGCAACTCTTTAGaagtcattattttcttcaggtTCCTGCATGACTTAGGAATTTTGGCTGATGACCTTGGGAGATGGCTGACTGTCAATCCATACATCTTCCAGCAGAGCATAGATGACCTTGAGGCTAGAACCAATTACCTAGAGTTTATGAAGTTCAGTGAGGAAGACATAGTTCGGATCATCTCAAAGAATCCTTACTGGCTGCTGTTTAGGTGAGATGGGTTAACCATATTGATGCTGTGAATCGAACTGGAACACTAAGGTTGCTTAATGCTTATGGTATGTTTGTAGCACCAGTATACACAACCTCTTCCATATTACTGACAATAAGCTTTGTAGGTATTATTAGAAATATAGTATGATTGGATTacttttttatgaatatttttattGTGATTTATGTTGTGTTGCTTTTCACCAGCACTGTTCGAATAGACAAGCGCTTGGGGATCTTTCAGCAGTCTTTTGAACTGACTGACAATGAAGTGCGCTATTTGGCAACAAAACAGCCTCGGCTCATCACGTACAAGTATTCCAGTATTAAGGTATGATGCTGTACCCGTTACATTTCATATATGGTGCAAGTTTCATGGCTGTGCTTAATCAAACCAACTACATTGTCACCACATCTTAGAACTGTTTCAAAGTACATAGTTCCTTGAATTTTGTACTTATTTGATatgctttacttttctctcagaTAATGatttacaatgaaaaaaattacaaataaaaaattagTAATACTATAAAGATGAAGTTTGAACAAATAGAATTGCAAAACTTTAATATATTTGTTACAGTGCATAGATAAATTACCATTGGTATTTTTCTCGTAATTGCAGATGACAACATTCTCTGTGGTGGAAGAAATGGGTTTTGAAAAGAGTGAAGTGAAGAGCCTGTTGCTTGCCAAGCCCAGGATCTGGATGGCAGGTAGGTGGTGCTTCTGTTGGCAAATTTCCTATATACTTTTCTTAAACCCATGTTGAATGATTATTGTGATGTTGTATCAATCCTAGTGTGATTTTTCATGCAACAATCAGGAAACATGGAGACATGTATCATACTCATTCAAGGATGTAGGATTACACTCATGTTCAGCACTCAAGacattagtttttgtttttgttttcaggtAGAGATGCTTTGATGAGAAGATTTGATTTTGCTCACAACCACATGGGCTTGTCACACCAGCAAATAGTTCAGTTTCCTCACGTACTCCTAACAAGGGACTTCAGAATGAGGCAGCGCCACGGCTTTCTCAAACTTCTTGGCCGTGACCAGTATGACCCCTCCAAACCCAACTATGTGTCCCCACTGGCTCTGGTGTCGGGCACAGATGCTGAGTTTTGCCTCAGCCTTGCCAAATCCTCAGTGCAAGCCTTTAATGACTTTCTGAAAACATTGTAGTATTTTCATTATGTTTCTGCTTTACTGTAAGTGACTTGTATCAAGATATTCTGTACACTGTATAATAATGTACATATTTTTGGAGATTGTTTCTTACCCTGTCCCAATTACTGACCTTGGGAAATTTTA
The Portunus trituberculatus isolate SZX2019 chromosome 30, ASM1759143v1, whole genome shotgun sequence DNA segment above includes these coding regions:
- the LOC123510943 gene encoding transcription termination factor 3, mitochondrial-like, producing the protein MNHTVGAVFGLAKPLLKYSPALYRQASTAVFKVQQEKCLLDAITKGDCAACCYKNAIRYYSLRSNSYTKEHQRKRHVLMSLRTLTSPAPGDALGVKGESEVSVAVVEDVSPAKLEEGEWINEMQWVKSQESNSVLLPPKDVSDIDVLAPELRPTFNLAAYVNKSATLQQLVKLGVDLSTWDARKNVNSFILPLDFERDMKKYIVFLHDLGILADDLGRWLTVNPYIFQQSIDDLEARTNYLEFMKFSEEDIVRIISKNPYWLLFSTVRIDKRLGIFQQSFELTDNEVRYLATKQPRLITYKYSSIKMTTFSVVEEMGFEKSEVKSLLLAKPRIWMAGRDALMRRFDFAHNHMGLSHQQIVQFPHVLLTRDFRMRQRHGFLKLLGRDQYDPSKPNYVSPLALVSGTDAEFCLSLAKSSVQAFNDFLKTL